The Thiobacillus sp. genome contains a region encoding:
- a CDS encoding copper oxidase — protein MDRRAFLRNSGAALLGAGLVSRAGAASLPEAPIFTDPATQPPLHPATGRPYNPVVTLNGWTLPWRMKDGVKEFHLVAEPVVRELAPGMKAHLWGYNGSSPGPTIECVEGDRIRIFVTNKLPEHTTIHWHGILLPNGMDGVGGLNQPQIKPGKTFVYEFEMKKSGTFMYHPHADEMVQMAMGMMGFLVVHPKDPEFMRVDRDFVFLLNAFDIEPGAATPKINTMLDFNLWCWNSRVFPGIDPLVVRQGDRVRVRSGNLTMTNHPLHVHGVDFEVTCTDGGWVRETARWPEVTTDVAVGQMRAIEFDAKLAGDWAFHCHKSHHTMNAMGHDVPTMIGVDQREVTKTISKLVPDYMEMGSAGMAEMGEMEMPLPDNTLPMMTGWGQYGPIEMGGMFTVVKVREDQKPGDYSDPGWYKHPEGTVAYEWTGEPLATERREGPTADDQTLKAVKPTGHNH, from the coding sequence ATGGATCGCCGAGCATTTCTGAGAAATTCCGGTGCCGCTTTATTGGGCGCGGGTCTTGTATCCCGGGCCGGGGCCGCGAGCCTGCCCGAGGCCCCCATCTTCACCGACCCGGCCACCCAGCCGCCCCTGCATCCCGCCACTGGCCGCCCCTACAACCCGGTGGTGACCCTGAACGGCTGGACCCTGCCCTGGCGCATGAAGGACGGGGTCAAGGAATTCCACCTCGTGGCCGAGCCCGTGGTGAGGGAACTGGCCCCGGGCATGAAGGCCCACCTGTGGGGCTACAACGGCTCCAGCCCCGGCCCCACCATCGAGTGCGTGGAAGGCGACCGCATCCGCATCTTCGTCACCAACAAGCTGCCCGAGCACACCACCATCCACTGGCACGGCATCCTCCTGCCCAACGGCATGGACGGCGTCGGCGGCCTGAACCAGCCCCAGATCAAGCCGGGCAAGACCTTCGTCTACGAATTCGAGATGAAGAAATCGGGCACCTTCATGTACCACCCCCACGCCGACGAGATGGTGCAGATGGCCATGGGCATGATGGGCTTCCTGGTGGTGCACCCCAAGGACCCTGAGTTCATGCGGGTGGACCGGGATTTCGTGTTCCTGCTCAACGCCTTCGACATCGAGCCCGGAGCTGCCACACCCAAGATCAACACTATGCTGGACTTCAACCTGTGGTGCTGGAACAGCAGGGTTTTCCCGGGCATCGACCCTCTGGTGGTGCGCCAGGGGGACCGGGTGCGAGTGCGGTCAGGCAATCTCACCATGACCAACCATCCCCTGCACGTCCATGGCGTGGACTTCGAGGTGACCTGTACCGATGGTGGCTGGGTACGTGAGACGGCCCGCTGGCCCGAAGTGACCACCGACGTGGCCGTGGGCCAGATGCGCGCCATCGAGTTCGACGCCAAGCTGGCCGGCGACTGGGCCTTCCACTGCCACAAGTCCCATCACACCATGAACGCCATGGGGCACGACGTGCCCACCATGATCGGCGTGGACCAGCGAGAGGTGACGAAGACCATCAGCAAGCTGGTGCCAGACTATATGGAAATGGGGTCCGCTGGTATGGCGGAGATGGGCGAGATGGAGATGCCCCTGCCCGACAACACCCTGCCCATGATGACCGGCTGGGGCCAGTACGGCCCCATCGAGATGGGCGGCATGTTCACCGTGGTGAAGGTGCGCGAGGACCAGAAGCCGGGCGACTACTCCGACCCGGGCTGGTACAAGCACCCCGAGGGCACGGTG